ATGAACTTGGTCACTTGAAAGTCGGTTCGAGAATGCGAAGAACGAACCGTAAAGCTGTGCTGCATCTTTAGGTGATTTCACAGTTGTTGTTTAGATTTACATATACACTCGTATGGGTTTTCGAAGAATGATTCTTCAGTCCTGAATCGTGCTCGACCCTTTATTCCAGGTTGTGGACCTCTCCTTTTTCTTGGACCTCCTTGTCTGTGAGAATTTTGATTGTAAATTACATGTTCTTTTGCTGTTTAACAGCcaggtaaataaaaatgtctCAATCATTTTAGACTTTGGCGCCTGCCTTTATTTTGAAAGATGTGAAAATAGCTTTTGTGAAGACAACTAAGTAGGGAAGTTATACAAGTTGAAACCAACTTTACCTGTTCTTATGCATCCTACGCACATGATCTGACAGCGAGGATCCTTCTCTTAGCTGTCCCTTTTCCAGCTTATCAAAAATGTCAACAAGTCCTTTTCTGCAAATGATAAAGACTGTGAATAGATAGTGGAATAGGGAGGGAAAACAAATCAGTCCTAAGAAGCTTCTATCAGATAAGACAGCTATCAACAACATCTATCATGAACACTggatatttaaaatcatttcaattgtGCTAAAAAATGTAcccagtatatatatatatatagatagatattgCTATCCCAGGAATGTTGTATATTCCAAGTAGCAGATTGGTTCATGACGAAAATCTTCTCCCCTAAAAGTCACACTAGGTGAGTCTGGCTTGAAGTTAAAACTGTCATCATAAAACTTCCACTCGATCGAGAGTTCGTTTGATCGAGTATTTTCTCTTCTCACGTTATTGGACTTATTGCTTAAGTATTCGGAGAAGAGGCAATACAGCTGCACTATAATTGGTAGACTAACACTCAACCACCTTTTTACGACAACGCTCAATTCTCAACCATCCGATACTGTAACTTCACCTCAATCAGTCTTAGGCTTTagttttttcccccttttcgATATTTACAAGCGTCTAGGCCATCTTCTACGCATCCCAGCTATTCTGATGTCTCTTAGATTAGGTTGGCAAGGTAACGCGTTGGATATTAAATTCTAGGCAGATGACCATCATGACTAAACCCATTCCCTCCTATCATTTGGGATGTTCATTGCAAGCAGATCCTTCAAATGGTTTTAAGAACATATGAAGCCCTGAAAGAAAGTcttgtttatgttttaaaCCTTGGAAGTAGCTTGcaatttaagaaaaaggaTTAAAAACAGTCACAGTTTCCATGGAACTAAATCATGTATAATGAAGTGTGAAGGTATGGGAGTAATCATTTTGCAGGCATAACTACGCCTAAACCAGTCACAATATACTCTAGAGGAAACTTCTCTGGGCCTGGCAGCTTTAAGCTAATTATTACCTATCTGGAGTGATCGTTTTGCGGTGCCCTAGGTATCGACGGTGGCCCTCAACTGCTCTTGCCATGTTCCCTGAGTATGTTGGAACAAAAACATCACTCtcaattgaaataatataatcaAGTGCAGCACTCTGCGAAGCATGATTGATGAATGGCTTCAATTCTTCCTCTGTTGCAAGTGTTTCCTGTTAGGAGACCACAATTAGCTACAACTGCACCAAATTTGTGGGTTGACATAATAATACCACTTCTTATCGAggatataaaaatttatggtagACTAACTTTGGTAACAATGTTAGGAAACCGAGAAGAAAGCTCAGAAAGTCGAGTATCGCCACCATAGATCTCCCCAGCTGCAATGTAGGTTAATGTTGATGGAGGATACCCAAGAGCTTGCAGGAATATTCCCACTTCCTTCGGAGTCAGAGGACAAAGGCCCTCTATTCTTTGTTGCGTtgagtttatatttttgaTCTTCCAATGTGGTGTTTTCTCCctagaaaaaaataacaacattGAGCAATATAAGAAGGACGAAGACTGAAAGAACTCCAcatactttatttttagagCATTCCTACATAATTTCACCTCATTATTTCTAGCTCTTCGGCTTCAAGATGAGTCAAACCATAAGTGCAACCCGTGAAGGATAGCATGTCTTTCTCATATCTCAAATGAAGGGCAATATATCTTCCTCCACGCAATCGAAGCCGCTCGGCCAGCTTCTGTGGTGTCACCGTGATGCATGCTCAGTACCTAATTTAGCAGGAAGCCCCATAGGAGACCTCTTAAACTTATAGATACTGGAATAAAAGTTAATTTGACGTTCATTATCACTCCACTGTCAGATGAATTTCTCATACAATTCTAGATGAGCTTTCCAGAGTAATGTTATTTTGATGCATTTATGAAAACTAAACCAATTCAAGAATTCAAATATCTCCAACATGTTCGATGCTTGAACACTGGATATAggcattaaattattagtgaAGCAGGtgctaacatatattttaaaaccagCAACAATCCAGACCTTCCCAAAGTTCTCAATTGGTGGAGCAAAATGAAGGGCTTCATACATTGCACGACATCTGAGTCTCTGAATATCCAAGGGTAGATCATTATTTGCCAATCGAGAATCAGATTTTGCGACATGAATGACCTACAGAAGTATACTCGATAAGACAGCTGCATATTCTTCCTAGAAATTATTAACAGTCCAAGTAGAGGGACAATcagaaatcaaacaaatgaaatCTTTTCCGTTGAAAATAGGaagtaaataatttaacaagAATACATGCACCCGCGcgcgcacacacacacatacatacatgcagGACTACAATTGTAGTTCAAATTAGATGTTACAACCAGTCAAGCTATCATAAAGATTATACAGAGCTTCAGAATGATACTACAGATTAAGTTCTGTCTAGAGGAAAGGAGCTCCTTGGATAACATTCacgcttttttttctttagtggTTGGACCTCTTTTTCACCACTGCATCTAAACTAAGGATGGtaactaacattaaaaaaaatggaggaatCCACTTAAAACAGGTTACTAAAGAACCAGAAGATTCCACGTTTGAACTTCAAACTCATATATACAAGATCTTCAAACAGTCAAAATACCTGATAATCTTTCCATAACCGCGTCATCTCTTCATAGTAACCAAAGCCAGCCCATGAAGTGAAATGCTTACGAGCATGAGGAATAGACTCCAATTCCTTGGGGAGCTCCTTGACTATCTTAATATCACTTTGTAAGGTTTTGATAAAGTGATGTTCGTTGAAAATATCTGAAAATGTACTGTAAAATGACTTAGAggggttaaattaaaaacgcAATCAACAACCAACTGATCGACAAATTGGCATGAAAACATATATCTAAGTACCTTGTATCATGCCAAAATGAACGTTTATCCAATTGAGGGATAACCAAGGTTCCATTCATAATGTGTGCCACAGCCACCATGTCAGAAATCTattcataagaaaaaaataaattaaaaagttatcCAAATTTGCATGTCATGATTTATTTCTTAGACAGTAGGCAAACCAAAGTACGCGGTCTTACGTgaaagtaataaaaatttcacTAGGGATGGTGCTTTGAGGGCAGGGTAGTGATATTCCCCTAATTATTAGTATATATAGCAGATAAAGAGTAAAGGGGGACCAAGCAGGTTGATATAATCGATAAGTATGGGCACCATTGTAACTAATTTAGCTAGCAGGCAGGAAGAGGAATGAACCGAGTAAGTATATATGGTAACTGAAGTAATAGGGAGAGGTAATGATAGGTCATGGAAGGATATTTGGGACCaagcttttcttttgtttattctcTTTGGAGCTCCTTTTTTTGTAATTCGACTGTAACAATATGTTGGTTAGGCAGGCATTCTTTTCATTATTGAGGCTCTCCTGTGTGCTACTACTAGTCTTGACAAAAGTTggtttaatcatttaaaaaaaaggtaaaaaatgaagaatataaaTGCTAAGAGTTGCTACAGCTAAACCAATGTATAATCTGAACACAAGTACACGTAATAAGAATTAACTTCATTGTTTAGCATCAAAATGTTTGTAATCAACTAAGTTTTACACATAAAACTAGATGGCACTACATCCTTGGgaatattttatcaatttccTATCATAGGTAACAAAGTCAGCAACTTACACCAGCTCGCATTTGATTTAATCCCCCATTACTTCTCACTGTGATGTAACGATCCGAGCTTTGGGCAGCTGGAACAGTAACCAGAAATTAGAATAGAAGGGTTTTTTTCTTGGTGTTCGTGTGCACCAATTAAGTTTCATCAAGTGGACAGGAAACATAAAAATGATGATGGCTTAGTGGTTTGTGTGGGGGAATGCACTATGAGTTTTCATCGagtgatataaaaaataaccaaaagCTAAGAACTATAAAGGTTATCAAAGTTACTGCAAGTTCGCACACAAGATTATTAGTGAAATTAACATGGACTATGAATGTAATGCTTTGCATAATGTTAAAGTAAATCAACACAAAAATCTAtaagataattttttgaacaagaaacaatTCAGTGATAATCCCTTCACTTGTTTcctatgaaaaaaaagaaatctactAGATAATCAAAATCTTAAATCTCTTTCTTTAAACTTCAACAACAAATGAGAACACGACCACTATTTGAACATGCTTGCTATCCAAAACTGAAGGAAGCAAGGGACAAAGTTACCTTCATATCTTGAGGTAGGCTTGACACAGGGATGGAACCCGTGACTCGATGGAGCATCCCATAGGTGATCAACTGATTTCTtcataagagagaaaaattaatttagttactACCCTTTTGCATTAGAAGATACTTTCatcttcattaaattttgaaaagaaaaaaaaaaagaaaaaaaagggagcTAGCTCCAGTGCAATTACTAAATTATTGAAGCTGTAGAAAACAATTTAGCAGTAGGCTCGGTGCTTTAAGCTAGAGTATTTGTTATTCACCCTTTGAATGATATTGAATCTTGGAAGATTACTTCTTCAGTCCCCATCTTTAAGGTTCTATTTAATGAACGAAAAATTTACATTACCTCACGGTTGCTCTTATTTAATCCTCTTCTTCAATCTAGCTAATTAGCTCGCAGAATCTATATATTACATggaattacaaattaaattttataacagAATAAAGTAAGCAAAAGAGGTGTAATAGACATTCATTTAACTTCGCACTAACTCTTTCGAATCCTTTATTTTGTTAACCAGTTCATCTTGTTTTCCAAATGGAACATTCCtttccctcctcctcctcctcctcctcctcctcctccttttctCGACATAGGTACATTTCCCTTAATCTATAAATGgtgtaataaaaattgaaacaaacgTATGACGACAAACAGACAGAATAAAGAGCCTAGGATGGTTTTCACGGCCAGTCGGAAAAGGTTGCAGCCCATGCAGCCAAATTAATCCGCGGTTATCAGACTTCATTAAAACACTTCTCATAATCGTGTGCATGTAGTTTAAATCCAAATTACCAGATCCCAAGCAGCAGCCATCTCGAAAATAAAAGGTTCATCATGAAAATGTAGCGACGGAAGCAAAAACTAAACTAATTCTGGCATCAAATCAAAATGTCAAACAATAATCATCACACTATAACAACAAATTACAACGAAAATTAGACGAAGAAAACACCCTACCTGCTCAGATTTGGCATGAGAATGAGACGGAAATTCCTCTGGCTCTGGAAACAGCGGCTTCTGTTCATCTTCCAGTACATTTCTGgcgcagaagaagaagaaaacgaagaTCGAAGatgcaaaaatgaaaatcaaacaGAGGGAAAACGCAAAAGGGGATGATTTTCGTAGAAGAAATCTGGAATTCGATGAGGCCCTATGTTGGGGAAAGCTTCGATTCACCATTTCAACTACAGATCTCAATCGTTCTGCAACAATTTTTGGCGTGTGGAGGAATTTGGCGCAAAGAATTAGCTCGATCCTACTGAAAAAGATTCCCGAGTCAGCTTAAGATAATAAATACGAGCCATTGCGCTCGATGCTTACCTCCGAAATAGGTTCCAAAGTGAATTGTCGGAAGTGGAAAATGTGTTCAATATATCAGAGGAAgctaaattttgatttctcaatttaaagtttaaataataattaataaaaaaaattatttaatatttttaatttaaaatatatttattaattatatatatatatatatatatatatatatatatatatatatatatatatatattcacttttctttttttcatacaCAAAAACCTCTGATAAAACTCCATTCAGTACTACCACCGTTCTTCTGTTTCCTCACGAAGGTGAGAAGCGCGCCAGACAACCAGAAAGAAGAGTAGAAGGCGTTCTCAAATGCTGGAATAATGATGTTTATGGCATCAAACGCACTTGATTCATCCAATTTTATCATCCTGTTCTTCCCACTGCTTCATCTCTTTGTCGAATTAAGCTAGTTTCATCCTGTTCTTCATCGTGTAGTAATCATGGTTCAGCTACTAAAGATCGCTCCTGAAACCGCATTTCTGCTTTCCAGAAGTTCTGTAATCATCGAGTTTTCACTCCAAAAGCTTCAAGTTCGGACACAGATGCGGTGGTAGCCTCCACAAATGTGGAGGAAGACGTCGAGTCTGCTCAGCTATTCGAGGTTTTTCCTCATTTATGCCTTTAAATTTGGATTGATGTTTATAAATGAGATATATGAGAACATCAAGAGTGATTTAATTTTTGCACGCATTTTACTGAATATGTGGAAGAGGCTGACATGTTATTTGACGTTGAACACGAGAGAAGTGGTCTCCAGCTCctgaaattgaaagttatgTTCAGAAAACGAACTTCTACTTCACGATTAAAAGTAGCATTGCGTGGAAGGCGTTTGATGCAATAATCGTTCTGTTTGTGGTCTTTAATTCTGCAATGACTCCGTTTGTTGAGCAGACACCGTCGTTTCTAATGAGAATCAATTGATTAGTCATATGTTTGGCTGTCAGCGATTCAACGCGTGTCTGCACATATGTTTATCAACAATTTAAGAACTTCTTTCCTAGGTGATAGCCGATACTGATTTGATTCTCGAACTTTTTTCTTAATCTCATGTATGCGAGTCTTGAGTTTTTCAGAAATTAAAGGATGCTGAGCGACAACGGGTAAACAAGTTGAAAGAGCTTCAGAGGAAGGTGAATTTGCAATTAGAGAGGCAGCTTGTAATGGCTTCTAGTTGGTAGGGCCTTACTGACCATGCGGAGAAAATTAAAGGGAACTGAAAGAGATCCCGAGAACTCgcacaaaattaattttagtgaTTGCAAGCAATGCCCAGTTCATTGAGTACTCAAATTATGGCCAAACAATGTCAGGTAGTCTCAGTACATTctctttatattttagaaCTCGTGcacatttttcttgtttagtttatttagaagcaagaaaaaggaaaaaaaaaaaaaaaaaattcactgTAAAAAACGAAAgagttattacaaaatttcttGTGCCttttaagacatttttgtTGTAAATTAGCTTTTAAGACATTCTTGTTGTTCTATGTCTCTAACACTCTCTGTTGCGTTATATCTTTGGATTGATAACTTGATGAGACCAATATATGCAAGGTTGATACCTTGTGATCTGGGAGTTCCTAGGAAAATAACTATACTACCACTCAAGCGCAGTGCACTTGGATCTTTGGAGAAGAGTCGGTAAAGAAACATCCTTGATCAATTTTTTGAACATTTCCTGTCTGATTTATGTAAAGTTTGTGCAGTTGGTTAATAATTCTGCTAAAGCTTCACTATAGAttgtggttttttttatttgctttagtcattttattttaagctgTGAAAAATTGCTGATGTTAAGTAGCTTATGCAAATTATTACTGAGAAGAGGTATTTGTTTGTACTAGTCCCTGTAAATTGTGCCATTTGTTTATTggatcatatcatttttagttgGTTTAGATTAAAGTTTTTCTCGATTTCTTTTCACAAGGTTTTGTACACACCAcatcataattaatatttatcaaCGAGAagtattttcttcctttcatttaTGCTTTGTTCGTATTGTTTAAGAATTCTATAAATTAGGACGCTGTTAACTTGAAAGGAGGGGATTGTGATAACTGGAGAAGTGGGCAAAGTGCATTGTTTATGCTAACCAAAATTACAACGCAACTAAGATGTGTTTGTTAGGTTGAATGGCACTGTGACCTATATGGGTCACGatctcatgtatttatagatgtgtATAATGAGAATTACATTGCAACAAAccatgaaatcatagatttggtaacaaataACAAGTAAATCAGTAGATTATTTTACTATGTACAGATATGATCTATTCTATGTTTAATagtgttattttatttttattttcttctagaTTCTGAAGTATAATACAGAGGATTCAATGTCCTCGTGAAGTTTTCTCTCGGGAGGGAACTTGGGGAGGAGATTGGCAATTTTTTTGGCAGAttctaaatatgatttatgttTGCATACTATTGCTGCTAACTTAGCCTCTGCATTGGCACACTGGTTTTCTAATGTTAAGATCTGACCATTACTGTAATTCTCCTTTCCGAGTAGGTCGGCGAGGTCTTTTTTCTTCAGAGTCCAGCTCCCAGTTCTCAAATTGAAGGCATACAAGGGAAGGAATCTTTGTCCATAATCAGCTATGAATTCCAAAGCTTTTAAAATGAACTCAAACTCCTCATTTGGCATGTAGTAGGGAAAGCTTACTCTTGTCCATCCAGGTTTTATTCCAGCATACCCCTGTTAAATTGTTAAAGATCAAATGCGAAGATTAGGGACAAATGTAATTGTTTCATGGTATGCAGAATTGAAAGGTCAATCTGATTATACCTTAGCAATGGCAGATCTGTAGGCGTGTGAGCATGCTTCATCAATGTTTAGCAGTTTGTGACCATAAGGTCCCGCACAACTGCATCCCCCACGAGCCTGAATGCCGAACAGGTCGCTCAGGAGTGCTGCAACAAAAGGACCATGAAGAGGTTTTGCTCTCATACACCCCATCTCTCCCCACATGTAAAGCTTTTCATCCTTTTCTCTGATGTTAGTTGTACATAATTTATCTGTGATACAGTTGAGGGACGAGTTCGTCGAAGAGTAAATGATAAAAGATAATATGGCCTGTCGCTTAGAAGACGTCCTCCCTAAAATGCAGATGTTTCTATTCTGGTGAAGTTTCTTCAAAGCCCTTTCTACATACTGGTGCTCTCGCTTCTCTATCTCTTGGTAGCTGATGTATTCTTTTACCCAAAAAGCCAAAGCTGCTCTAATTATTCCTATAATCTGTGGTGTTCCACCATTTTCCCTCTCTTCTATGTCTTCATAATACAGTGTGTCCTGCAGAAAAATTTCCAGAGAACAATGGAACACGTCAAAATATGCCGAATTTTCAGTTTCGACCAATCGGATTCTGTTCAAAACACAATTTAAATTGGGTGAGTTTTTCATTTACCTTTTCACTGAAGCCATTGACATAGTTCACAGTGCCACCACCACAAGTTGATGGAGGAGATGATTTCAACTTATAAAGACTTTTGTTCATCAGAAGGATTCCAGGTGAGCCAGGTCCTCCAAGAAACTTATGTGTACTTAAGAAAATAGCATCATAGCCATCAATTTCCCCCGACCGCATATCAATTTGCACGTAAGGACCACTGCACCACAAACGAACAGATTCAATAATCATTCTTAGTTGATGCTTTGATTCAAGTTAACGTGTGAAATTCAGGTACCTTGCAGCAAAATCAAAGCAAACATGGCCTCCATATTGATGAAGAAGTGTAGAAATAGCTCTTGTATCTGAATAAATTCCAGTGACATTACTACAAGCTGAGAAAGATCCCAAAATTGGCCTATTTCCAGCTTTCTTATATGCCTCAAGTTGAGATCTGAGCATCTCAACGTCTAAAAGCCCATTCTCATCCATTCCAATCTCCACCACCTCAGCCAAACTCTGCCGCCATGAGAGGAGGTTGGAGTGATGCTCATAAGGTCCAACAAAAACTACCcacctttcttcttcctttaggGTCTCTATTACCCTCTCCCTCAGAATGGATGGCACCGCAATGCCCATCACCTCTTGCAGTCTTTTAATGGCAGACGTTGTGCCTTGTCCACAGAATAGAAgcgcttcttcttctccaccacccaAGTACCTCTTGATGTACGTCGTTGCATCGGTCACCATCTTTGTTGTATGCTGGCCTACGTAGCTGTCGCATGTGTGCGTGTTGCCTGCAGATATGGTACGTAATCCATTCTTTATCAGTTGTTCtgtttgataataatttttcttcttttatatatatacattttgaGTTCATCCTGTAAgtattggatgatgaaagtctcatatcggctaatttagggaatgaacatgggtttataattaaagaatatcctctccattggtatgaggccttttggggaaactcaaagtaaagtcacgagagtttatgctcaaagtggaaaatatcataccattgtggagagtcatgttcgtCTAACCGTGAGTAATGTTGTTTGTATATATGCAGAATCAGATAATAGCATGATATAATGCATAATATGCATGAATTGATATAGCCAAACCCCTTCTAAGTtctaaattcataatttaaatgttagaTAGAGAAATATAGAACTAACCATAAAAGGGAAGAACGTTTCTGAGGATGAAATCTTCAATATAACGAAGAGAACGACCAGAAGCTGTATGATCAGCATAACACAATCTCCTTTCtccaaatggagaatcaaactCTGCATCTCCACCTATAATCTGAGAACGCAACCAATCAAGCCTTTCCTCCACCTTGCCGGAGAAAGGAACGCCGTCGATCTTCACCGTCTGAAACGTCCTCGACCGACTGCAAACTTGATGATCTCCGTCACCATTACGGACAGTGCTGCCacttttttcatcttctccgGCGGCTTCTGCATACACTCTGTCACTTCTGTAAGTTTCACCGACATGGGGAGCTTTTCTCAACGTGGGATTCTCCACCTTCAACTCCATGGCTTTAGctttagaagaaaaacaacGAAGTTATAAATAAGTGAAGTTGTGGACGGTGGACGAGGTTTTGGAAAGCTTGGAAAGTTTGGATTTCCGGTGGGTTTATATACATTTTCGGCCGTTTGATTGGACAACAAAtagatatttgaaaataataagtcttagaataatacaaaaaaaaaaataggtaaTTGTATTTTAAGTT
This sequence is a window from Cucurbita pepo subsp. pepo cultivar mu-cu-16 chromosome LG19, ASM280686v2, whole genome shotgun sequence. Protein-coding genes within it:
- the LOC111782022 gene encoding O-fucosyltransferase 38, with the protein product MVNRSFPQHRASSNSRFLLRKSSPFAFSLCLIFIFASSIFVFFFFCARNVLEDEQKPLFPEPEEFPSHSHAKSEQKSVDHLWDAPSSHGFHPCVKPTSRYEAAQSSDRYITVRSNGGLNQMRAGISDMVAVAHIMNGTLVIPQLDKRSFWHDTSTFSDIFNEHHFIKTLQSDIKIVKELPKELESIPHARKHFTSWAGFGYYEEMTRLWKDYQVIHVAKSDSRLANNDLPLDIQRLRCRAMYEALHFAPPIENFGKKLAERLRLRGGRYIALHLRYEKDMLSFTGCTYGLTHLEAEELEIMREKTPHWKIKNINSTQQRIEGLCPLTPKEVGIFLQALGYPPSTLTYIAAGEIYGGDTRLSELSSRFPNIVTKETLATEEELKPFINHASQSAALDYIISIESDVFVPTYSGNMARAVEGHRRYLGHRKTITPDRKGLVDIFDKLEKGQLREGSSLSDHVRRMHKNRQGGPRKRRGPQPGIKGRARFRTEESFFENPYECICKSKQQL
- the LOC111781041 gene encoding uncharacterized protein LOC111781041, with protein sequence MELKVENPTLRKAPHVGETYRSDRVYAEAAGEDEKSGSTVRNGDGDHQVCSRSRTFQTVKIDGVPFSGKVEERLDWLRSQIIGGDAEFDSPFGERRLCYADHTASGRSLRYIEDFILRNVLPFYGNTHTCDSYVGQHTTKMVTDATTYIKRYLGGGEEEALLFCGQGTTSAIKRLQEVMGIAVPSILRERVIETLKEEERWVVFVGPYEHHSNLLSWRQSLAEVVEIGMDENGLLDVEMLRSQLEAYKKAGNRPILGSFSACSNVTGIYSDTRAISTLLHQYGGHVCFDFAASGPYVQIDMRSGEIDGYDAIFLSTHKFLGGPGSPGILLMNKSLYKLKSSPPSTCGGGTVNYVNGFSEKDTLYYEDIEERENGGTPQIIGIIRAALAFWVKEYISYQEIEKREHQYVERALKKLHQNRNICILGRTSSKRQAILSFIIYSSTNSSLNCITDKLCTTNIREKDEKLYMWGEMGCMRAKPLHGPFVAALLSDLFGIQARGGCSCAGPYGHKLLNIDEACSHAYRSAIAKGYAGIKPGWTRVSFPYYMPNEEFEFILKALEFIADYGQRFLPLYAFNLRTGSWTLKKKDLADLLGKENYSNGQILTLENQCANAEAKLAAIVCKHKSYLESAKKIANLLPKFPPERKLHEDIESSVLYFRI